The genomic region CGGCGACTACAAGTCCCTCGGCGTCTTCGGTGGCCTGGTTCAGACCACCTTCAAGTTCTAATCACTTGGCCTGACCTTGGTTGGGCCATCAGAACAGCTTTCCTCACACACACACCAAGCCCTCCCCTTTGGAGGGCTTTTTTTATGGTTGTTCTGTGGGCAAGCTGCAGCTATGAGCATTGCTCCTGACATCACCGCCTTGATCGGCGGCACGCCCCTGGTGCGCTTGAACCGCCTGCCCCAGGCTTGCGGCTGCCAGGCCGAGATCCTGGCCAAATTGGAGAGCTTCAATCCCTCGGCCTCGGTCAAAGACCGCATCGCCAGCGCCATGGTGCTGGAGGCAGAGCAGGCCGGCACGATTGTTCCCGGCGAAACGGTGCTGGTGGAACCCACCAGCGGCAACACCGGGATCGCCCTGGCCATGGTGGCGGCGGCTCGGGGCTACCGGCTGATTCTGACCATGCCGGACACGATGAGCACCGAGCGTCGGGCGATGCTGCGGGCCTATGGCGCTGAGCTGCAGCTCACTGACGGTGCCCAGGGCATGAACGGGGCGATTGACCTGGCCAAGGAGTTGGTGGCGGAGATCCCCAACGCCTATCTGCTCCAGCAGTTCGACAACCCCGCCAATCCAGCCGTGCATGAACGCACCACGGCCGAGGAGATTTGGCGCGATACGGAGGGCCAGATCGATGCTTTTGTGGCAGGGGTGGGAACCGGTGGCACGATCACCGGCTGTGCCCGGCTGCTGAAAGAGCGTCAGCCGCAACTCCAGGTGATTGCCGTCGAGCCTGAGGCCAGTGCCGTGCTGTCTGGGAAGCCTCCAGGAGCCCATCGCATTCAGGGGATCGGGGCCGGTTTTGTTCCTGCGGTGCTGGAACTGGATCGGATTGATTCGATCCTCACGGTGAGCGATGAGGAGGCGATGCAGGTGGGACGGCGACTTGCCCGGGAGGAAGGTCTGCTCTACGGCATCAGCAGTGGAGCAGCCATGGCAGCGGCCCTCCGCGTTGGCCAGGATCCCGCCATGGCGGGCAAACGGCTGGTGGTGATGCTGGCTAGTTATGGCGAGAGATATCTCTCAACACCAATGTTCAGTGCTGCTTCGCAGCTTCCCGCCCGGAGGGATGGCCAGCTGTGAGCGACCCCTATGCCGTGCTTGGCGTCAGCAGCATCGCCAGTAACGCTGAGATCAAAGCTGCCTATCGCCAGCTGGTGAAGCAGCACCATCCCGATGCCGGCGGCGACGATCAGCAGATGCTGGCCCTCAATGCCGCCTGGGAAGTGCTTGGCGATGCCGAGCGCCGGAAGGCCTTTGATCGCTCGCGGCCCCAGCCGGGGCGTGCTGAATCGCCGGCGGATCTACGCCGTGCCAGCCGTGCCCACGAGCGCTCTGTGGCGGCTGATGATGCTCTGGTGGAGTGGCTGCGGCGGGTTTATGCCCCGATCGACCGCATGCTCGGTGAGGTGATCAATCCCTTCCCCAAGCAACTCAAAGCACTGTCGGCTGATCCCTATGACGACGAGCTGATGGAGGCGTTCTGCAGTTATCTCGAGGCGAGCGGAAGCCGGATGGAACGGGTCAAACAACTGTTCCAGTCATTGCCCACGCCGGCCTCGGCCCGTGGCTTCGGCCTCAGCCTGTATCACTGCCTCTCGGAAGTGGAGGACGCTCTGGCAGAGCTGGAGCGCTACACCATGGGCTATGTGGATGGTTACCTCCACGATGGTCGCGAGATGCTGCGCGAGGCCAAGCAGCGACGCAAGCGGCTCCAGGATGAGCGGCGTCGGTTGGAGATCGTGTGAAACAGCGCTGGCGTTTCTGGGCTTGGGTTGCCCTGATCTGGGTGCTGTCAACCCTGGTGGATCGGCTTTGGTGGACGCTGCAGACCGGTGTGCCCGCCTGGGATCAGGCTGACTACCTCAACAGCGCCATGGACCACGGCCGCGCTTTGGGATTGCTGCCGGGTGGCGGTTGGCAGGGTTGGCAGGCATTGCTGGATCTCTCCCCGAAGATTCCGCCCTTGGCCTCATTGGTGAACGGCACTGTGATGGCGTTGAGTGGCGATGCCCCGGAGCAGGCGGCCTGGAGTCTCAGCCTCTGGCATGGTCTGCTCCTTGTCGTGATAGCGGGCTGGGGGAGACGGCTGCAGGGGGAGGGCTTGGCCCTGATCGCCTGCCTTTTGGCGGCATTGACGCCGGCCTTCCTGGATCTGCGAACGGATTACGTGCTTGAGATGGCCCTTGTGGCCAGTTGCAGCCTGGCGATCTGGCGCATGGGGGTCTGGTGCGACCCCCAGACCGGTGGCCGCTGGGGGCAGGCCTGGGGATGCACCGTGGCGGCTCTGGCGGCGGTGCTGGTGAAGCAGAGCGCCTTGCTGGTGCTTGTGCCCGCCGGTTTCTGGGCCGCCGGGATGGCGATTCGCCGGCGTGGACCTTGGTTGCGTCAGGCCCTGCTCTTGCCCTTCCTCACGGCCGCGCTTGTTGGCCCCTGGTTGCGCCACAACTGGATCACCAGCCTCGGCGGTACCAACCGGGCGGTGTTCGAGTCGGCGGCCCGGGAAGGGGATCCCGGCGTGCTCAGCCTGGCCAGTTGGCTGTGGTATCCGCGCCTGTTGCCGGAGCAGCTGGGCGGTGTGCTGCTGTTGGTTGGTCTTTCGGGGGTGCTGCTCTGGTGCTGGCAGCGCCAGCAGGTTTCAACCGATCACGCCTGGTCTTGGCGCTGGCTCGTCATCAATCTCGTCGCGGCCTGGGTGCTCACCACCCTGAGCCCCAACAAAGGCGATCGCTACATCGCTCCCCTGCTTCCCGCCCTGCTGTTGCTGCTGGCCCGGGGTTGGTGGCAGTGGGGGCATTGGTTGCAGGCCAGACGCTCAGCGTTGGTATGGCCCCTTTTTGGGGCAGGGCTGCTGGCCTGTGTGCCCGCGGGCTGGGCCCATCAGCTCCATCGTTTTGAAGACCGTCCCCGCGGCCCGGTGGAGGCTCTGGTTGAGGCTGCTGGAGGTGCAGGCCCCAGCAGCCCTCCCGCCACCTTGATCGTGGTGCCCAGTACCTCTGATCTCAACCAGCACAACGTCAGCTTCTACGGCCGTCGCCGGGGGGGG from Synechococcus sp. UW69 harbors:
- a CDS encoding glycosyltransferase family 39 protein — its product is MKQRWRFWAWVALIWVLSTLVDRLWWTLQTGVPAWDQADYLNSAMDHGRALGLLPGGGWQGWQALLDLSPKIPPLASLVNGTVMALSGDAPEQAAWSLSLWHGLLLVVIAGWGRRLQGEGLALIACLLAALTPAFLDLRTDYVLEMALVASCSLAIWRMGVWCDPQTGGRWGQAWGCTVAALAAVLVKQSALLVLVPAGFWAAGMAIRRRGPWLRQALLLPFLTAALVGPWLRHNWITSLGGTNRAVFESAAREGDPGVLSLASWLWYPRLLPEQLGGVLLLVGLSGVLLWCWQRQQVSTDHAWSWRWLVINLVAAWVLTTLSPNKGDRYIAPLLPALLLLLARGWWQWGHWLQARRSALVWPLFGAGLLACVPAGWAHQLHRFEDRPRGPVEALVEAAGGAGPSSPPATLIVVPSTSDLNQHNVSFYGRRRGGQTVGRQLGGSRRDREPVLERAEWVVLAEGNQGSVRKAALRLDQAVRSSGVFDLVDQFQRPRGGSYSLWRRSTMHPISEPSFADRFPDLAAGLAAGPVGLDPVFAAVGQEHMLDGHFSYRDPVRSEALEALAQDPQAIRPRWTLALLAVLENRPAQASEQFEQLQGLLPDNPWPAAYRSVVNLAGWNPWQAAAAADGATISNPVLVSLGDLSGVLSGAVWRIPAAMTSVPAAVTAVEEALEPPSNQEQDQEQASS
- a CDS encoding J domain-containing protein — protein: MSDPYAVLGVSSIASNAEIKAAYRQLVKQHHPDAGGDDQQMLALNAAWEVLGDAERRKAFDRSRPQPGRAESPADLRRASRAHERSVAADDALVEWLRRVYAPIDRMLGEVINPFPKQLKALSADPYDDELMEAFCSYLEASGSRMERVKQLFQSLPTPASARGFGLSLYHCLSEVEDALAELERYTMGYVDGYLHDGREMLREAKQRRKRLQDERRRLEIV
- the cysK gene encoding cysteine synthase A translates to MSIAPDITALIGGTPLVRLNRLPQACGCQAEILAKLESFNPSASVKDRIASAMVLEAEQAGTIVPGETVLVEPTSGNTGIALAMVAAARGYRLILTMPDTMSTERRAMLRAYGAELQLTDGAQGMNGAIDLAKELVAEIPNAYLLQQFDNPANPAVHERTTAEEIWRDTEGQIDAFVAGVGTGGTITGCARLLKERQPQLQVIAVEPEASAVLSGKPPGAHRIQGIGAGFVPAVLELDRIDSILTVSDEEAMQVGRRLAREEGLLYGISSGAAMAAALRVGQDPAMAGKRLVVMLASYGERYLSTPMFSAASQLPARRDGQL